The proteins below are encoded in one region of Bifidobacterium catenulatum DSM 16992 = JCM 1194 = LMG 11043:
- a CDS encoding LysM peptidoglycan-binding domain-containing protein, which yields MSVTVRNGDTMSGIAKRTGLWPLSAWSAPSGNINLIYPGNIVTYRGTSAAASGSVSTSGRVHVVKRGETLSGIFGADGWQRVAQLNNLASPNLIYPGQRLRY from the coding sequence GTGAGCGTGACCGTGCGCAACGGCGATACCATGTCCGGTATCGCCAAGCGAACCGGACTGTGGCCGCTGTCCGCATGGAGTGCGCCATCCGGCAACATCAACCTGATCTATCCGGGCAACATCGTCACCTATCGAGGCACGTCAGCTGCTGCCAGCGGATCCGTGTCCACAAGTGGTCGTGTGCATGTCGTCAAGCGTGGAGAAACTCTCAGCGGCATCTTCGGGGCCGACGGATGGCAGCGCGTCGCCCAGTTGAACAACCTCGCCAGCCCCAATCTTATTTACCCCGGTCAGCGGCTCCGCTACTGA